The sequence GCGGCAATTGCCACCGGCATGCCTGATGTATTGAGTAACTTTTCTTTCTGAGCCCCGTGAATACTTCATCCGTGGCACCTGAGTTTCTGCACCGTACCGTCCTGCTGGAAGAAGCCGTTGACGCACTTGCGCTGCAAGGCGCGCGTACCGATGGCATTTACCTTGACGGTACCTTCGGCCGTGGCGGTCACAGCCGTCGCATTCTGTCTGCGCTGGGTGCAGGCGGACGCCTGATTGCCTTTGACAAGGATCCGCAAGCCATTGCCTGCGCCGGCGAGATCGCCGATCCCCGCTTTGATATCGTTCACGACAGCTTCGCCACGCTCGACCTTGCCTTGTCCGCGCGCGGCATCGGGCTTGTCGATGGCGTCCTGCTGGACCTTGGCATTTCGTCACCGCAAGTCGATGACGCGGCGCGGGGGTTCAGTTTTCGCGCCGATGGTCCGCTCGACATGCGCATGGATACCACCCGCGGCTTGTCTGCGGCCGAATGGATTGCCACCGAAACCGAACAAAACATCGAGAAAGTGATACGCAATTATGGGGAAGAACGGTTTGCTTTTCAGATTGCAAAGGCGATTGCTGCTAGCCGGACAATCGAGCCAATTTCAAGCACACGACAGCTTGCCCAGATCGTGGCACGCACCGTCAAAACCCGCGAAAAAGGCAAGGACCCGGCTACTCGCACCTTTCAGGCTATCCGGATTTACATCAATCAGGAACTTGAAGAACTCGAAATAGGCTTGCAGCAAGCCTATGCGCGACTGGCACCGCACGGCCGGCTGGTCGTGATCAGCTTCCATTCGCTGGAAGACCGTATCGTCAAACGCTTCATGGCATCGAAAGCGCATGTCGAGCAACCGGACCGGCGCCTGCCGATCCGCG comes from Actimicrobium sp. CCC2.4 and encodes:
- the rsmH gene encoding 16S rRNA (cytosine(1402)-N(4))-methyltransferase RsmH — its product is MNTSSVAPEFLHRTVLLEEAVDALALQGARTDGIYLDGTFGRGGHSRRILSALGAGGRLIAFDKDPQAIACAGEIADPRFDIVHDSFATLDLALSARGIGLVDGVLLDLGISSPQVDDAARGFSFRADGPLDMRMDTTRGLSAAEWIATETEQNIEKVIRNYGEERFAFQIAKAIAASRTIEPISSTRQLAQIVARTVKTREKGKDPATRTFQAIRIYINQELEELEIGLQQAYARLAPHGRLVVISFHSLEDRIVKRFMASKAHVEQPDRRLPIRAVDLPQPEMILISKAKPSTGEVAGNPRSRSAVMRVAQRLPVAGAP